In Podospora pseudoanserina strain CBS 124.78 chromosome 5, whole genome shotgun sequence, a single window of DNA contains:
- a CDS encoding hypothetical protein (antiSMASH:Cluster_10; COG:J; EggNog:ENOG503P2B8) produces MECPHSTKPITTTSKMEGVQERQQIAPLVPTNKKYVKMSGFKRDWNGNAKKRDGPKPPAKKAVQNQFTPMFETLRDELDQHHDRRERIIKASRDITALSKKIIFALQRIRKIDEELPKNIQAEIDTRLADISKLLATIAPEIQGINRYRYARSLMCLEELVEALTFLHYLKTQTLITPEQLTPIMEDLVQKGITPSEDVAMTDASEPTAAAPEQPQEKETPKVSLTQDDYLYGVFDLTGEMMRFATTSTALTGTMAGGGAGGDEQPRTIVEDMHELGSFFEMLPVGQGNRFQWEKKLEVTRQSVQKVERLGYDRTIRGSERPKGWIPDLSGGDQAEEE; encoded by the exons ATGGAGTGTCCCCATAGCACCAAACCAATCACCACGACGTCAAAAATGGAAGGCGTTCAAGAGCGACAACAAATTGCACCTCTTGtaccaaccaacaaaaaaTACGTCAAAATGTCCGGGTTCAAGCGTGACTGGAATGGCAATGCCAAGAAGAGGGATGGACCAAAGCCGCCTGCCAAAAAGGCTGTGCAGAATCAGTTCACACCCATGTTTGAGACTCTCAGAGATGAGCTTGACCAGCACCATGACCGCCGGGAGCGCATTATCAAGGCTTCAAGAGATATCACGGCTTTGAGCAAGAAAAT AATATTTGCCTTGCAGAG AATCCGGAAAATCGACGAGGAATTGCCAAAAAACATCCAGGCCGAGATTGACACACGGCTCGCCGATATCTCCAAGCTTCTGGCCACCATTGCCCCTGAGATCCAGGGCATCAATCGCTACCGATATGCTCGATCCCTGATGTGTCTGGAAGAGCTTGTGGAGGCGCTTACTTTCTTGCATTATCTCAAGACACAgaccctcatcacccccgagCAGCTAACACCGATCATGGAGGACTTGGTCCAGAAGGGGATCACACCATCAGAGGATGTAGCCATGACGGATGCAAGCGAGCCAACTGCTGCGGCCCCAGAGCAACcccaggagaaggagacaCCGAAAGTTAGCCTCACCCAAGATGACTACCTCTACGGCGTGTTTGATCTTACGGGTGAGATGATGCGTTTTGCCACTACGTCAACAGCACTGACAGGCACAATGGCTGGGGGCGGAGCTGGGGGTGACGAACAGCCTCGAACCATTGTCGAGGATATGCATGAGCTGGGTAGCTTTTTTGAGATGCTTCCCGTTGGGCAAGGCAACAGGTTCCagtgggagaagaagctggaggtcACACGGCAGTCTGTTCAAAAGGTTGAACGTCTGGGTTACGACAGGACCATCAGGGGTAGCGAACGTCCCAAGGGGTGGATTCCGGAtttgagtggtggtgatcaagccgaggaggaataA
- the GPI14 gene encoding GPI mannosyltransferase 1 (COG:G; EggNog:ENOG503NU0H; antiSMASH:Cluster_10; BUSCO:EOG09261XAF; CAZy:GT50) has translation MTKPSGTGQPEPPATSSSGASSLVTTFFDRPLPLYLSAAIFRLVFLLYGLWQDANSPVKYTDIDYLVFTDAARFVSQGQSPYERETYRYTPVLAWLLLPTAHVTGNRILDVAFFSFGKVLFAISDLVAGWLLEKVLAKSMDAPRARKFATIWLLNPMVATISTRGSSEGLLGVLVMALLWAVLERRVTLAGLLLGFSVHFKIYPFIYAPAIVWWMDNERMSPNKTKPTSLSSKPPFLTAKILNFITPPRLQLALISLTTFSTLNIAMYLIYGTPFLQETYLHHVTRLDHRHNFSPYNTQLYLSSSLPLSSSSSFRIEKLAFLPQLLLSTVFIPLVTAKKSLPTSMLAQTFAFVTFNKVCTSQYFLWYMVLLPLYLPQSSFVKNKKFGLAALVLWVVAQGAWLQQGFELEFLGNSTYLPGLWLASLAFFGVNCWILGVIIGDMR, from the exons ATGACGAAGCCATCAGGCACGGGCCAACCAgagccaccagcaacatcatcctcaggTGCTTCTTCCTTGGTAACGACCTTTTTCGACCGCCCACTCCCCCTTTACCTATCCGCCGCAATATTTCGTCTGGTGTTTCTCCTTTATGGCCTTTGGCAGGACGCAAACTCCCCCGTCAAATACACCGACATCGACTATCTCGTCTTCACCGATGCCGCACGCTTCGTCTCCCAAGGGCAGAGCCCCTATGAGCGAGAGACCTACCGCTACACTCCAGTCCTGGCctggcttcttctcccaaCAGCCCATGTTACCGGAAACCGGATCCTAGACGTTGCATTCTTCAGCTTTGGCAAGGTTCTCTTTGCCATATCAGACTTGGTAGCAGGATGGCTTCTAGAAAAGGTGCTCGCCAAATCCATGGATGCCCCTCGAGCCCGCAAATTCGCCACCATCTGGCTTCTCAACCCAATGGTAGCCACCATCAGCACAAGAGGAAGCTCTGAAGGTCTTCTCGGAGTGCTAGTCATGGCACTACTATGGGCCGTGTTGGAAAGACGTGTCACCTTGGCCGGTCTATTGCTCGGCTTCAGCGTACATTTCAAAATCTACCCCTTTATCTACGCCCCCGCCATCGTCTGGTGGATGGACAACGAAAGAATGTCccccaacaagaccaaaccCACCAGTCTATCATCCAAACCAcccttcctcaccgccaAAATCCTCAACTTCATCACCCCACCCCGCCTCCAACTCGCCCTCATCAGCCTAACCACCTTCTCAACCCTCAACATAGCAATGTACCTCAT ctacggcacccccttcctccaagaAACCTACCTCCACCACGTAACCCGCCTCGACCACCGCCACAACTTCTCCCCCTACAACACCCAACTctacctctcctcctcactccccctttcttcatcatcttccttccGCATCGAAAAACTAgccttcctcccccaactcctcctctcaacagTCTTCATCCCGCTCGTCACTGCCAAAaaatccctccccacctccatGCTCGCCCAGACGTTCGCCTTTGTCACCTTCAACAAGGTCTGCACGAGCCAGTATTTTTTGTGGTATATGGTCCTACTCCCCCTGTACCTCCCCCAGTCGAGCTTTGTGAAGAATAAAAAGTTCGGGCTCGCGGCGCTGGTgctgtgggtggtggcgCAGGGTGCGTGGCTGCAGCAGGGGTTTGAGCTGGAGTTTTTGGGGAATAGCACCTATTTGCCGGGCTTGTGGCTGGCGAGCTTGGCGTTTTTTGGGGTGAATTGTtggattttgggggtgatTATTGGGGATATGAGGTAA
- the CAJ1 gene encoding DnaJ-like protein (EggNog:ENOG503NXFB; COG:O; antiSMASH:Cluster_10), which yields MVVDTAYYDTLGVKPTATELEIKKAYRKLAIVHHPDKNPNDPNAHAKFQEIGEAYQVLSDEDLRKAYNKYGKESARPTEGFVDPAEFFSSIFGGESFVDWIGEISLMKDLTATMDITMSAEEEEAAAAAAAEAEAAAAAKDGEFPGTADALKESLKTSGGESSSAVPPEKPPVPAVIVEEEAPTKKAKEAGYNTYNPSATEEVPSPYTKSSSPGPGSGASTPKPGGRTQIPIRPALMDRPSDEVSQQTDEGDKKGKKSKAGLSKEQREQLAALDKERQRIRQERVDTLARKLLDRISVWTETDHGKDVTRAFQEKTRLEVEELKMESFGIDILHAIGATYFSKGTTLLRSQKFFGMGGFISRMKDKGTLVKDTWNTISSAIDAQQTMEEMARLEQQGGEEWTDEKKIEYERRVTGKILTAAWRGSKFEIQSVLRDVCDAVLNDKKVPHGKRLERAQALVYIGEICLAAKRSPEEEGDYMAFEQLVAEAAMKKEKESKKKGKDKKKDEEDKKAAKPGDKAWEEAAASAANSAPNVPSSS from the exons ATGGTGGTAGACACGGCCTACTACGACACCCTTGGGGTCAAGCCGACGGCCACTGAGCTCGAAATCAAAAAGGCCTATCGCAAGCTCGCCATCGTCCACCATCCGG ACAAGAACCCTAACGACCCCAACGCTCACGCCAAGTTTCAAGAAATCGGCGAAGCTTACCAAGTTCTATCTGACGAAGACCTCCGCAAGGCCTACAACAAATATGGCAAAGAATCAGCCCGCCCAACCGAGGGGTTCGTCGACCCAGCCGAGTTCTTCTCGAGCATCTTTGGCGGCGAGTCTTTTGTCGACTGGATTGGCGAGATCAGCCTTATGAAGGATTTGACCGCCACCATGGACATTACCATGTctgctgaggaagaggaggctgccgccgccgctgctgctgaggccgaggctgccgctgccgccaagGATGGCGAGTTCCCTGGTACAGCGGACGCTCTGAAGGAGAGCCTCAAGACATCGGGTGGAGAGTCATCGTCCGCTGTACCGCCTGAAAAGCCACCAGTTCCTGCCGtgattgtggaggaggaggcccccaccaagaaggccaaggaggccggATATAACACCTACAATCCCTCCGCGACGGAGGAGGTACCATCCCCGTACAccaagtcttcttcgccgggCCCTGGGTCAGGAGCGTCCACTCCGAAGCCCGGCGGCCGCACCCAAATCCCTATCCGGCCTGCGCTTATGGATCGGCCGTCGGATGAGGTGTCTCAGCAGACGGACGAAGGTgacaagaaggggaagaagtcCAAGGCAGGCTTGTCCAAGGAGCAGAGAGAGCAGCTTGCGGCGCTGGACAAAGAGCGCCAGCGGATTCGCCAGGAACGCGTTGACACCCTGGCCCGCAAGCTCCTCGATCGTATTTCGGTGTGGACAGAGACGGACCACGGCAAGGACGTCACTCGCGCGTTTCAGGAGAAGACAAggctggaggtggaggagctcaagatgGAGTCGTTCGGCATCGATATCCTGCACGCCATTGGCGCGACTTACTTCAGCAAAGGCACCACCCTTCTACGGAGCCAGAAGTTCTTTGGCATGGGCGGGTTCATCAGCCGTATGAAGGACAAGGGCACGCTAGTCAAGGACACATGGAACACGATCAGCAGCGCTATTGACGCCCAGCAAacgatggaggagatggccagGTTGGAGCAgcagggaggggaggagtggacggatgagaagaagatcgaGTATGAGCGCAGGGTGACGGGGAAGATCTTGACGGCGGCCTGGAGGGGAAGCAAGTTTGAGATTCAGAGCGTGCTTCGGGATGTTTGCGATGCTGTTTTGAACGACAAGAAGGTGCCACACGGGAAGAGGCTTGAAAGGGCGCAGGCGCTGGTGTACATTGGTGAAATTTGCCTGGCG GCCAAGCGCAGccctgaggaggaaggcgactACATGGCATTCGAGCAGCTTGTTGCCGAGGCGGccatgaagaaggagaaggagtcgaagaagaagggcaaggataagaagaaggacgaagaggacaagaaggccgccaagCCTGGAGACAAGGcctgggaggaggccgcTGCTTCAGCAGCCAACAGCGCGCCCAACGTCCCCAGTTCATCATGA
- a CDS encoding hypothetical protein (antiSMASH:Cluster_10; COG:G; EggNog:ENOG503NW1G), whose protein sequence is MATDGSNGAQSNRFLIWGGEGWVAGHLKTLLEKDGKEVHMTTIRMENRESVLAELDRVKPTHVLNAAGCTGRPNVDWCEDNQEATIRSNVIGTLNLTDCCFLRGIHCTVFATGCIYQYDEAHPWDGPGFLETDPANFAGSFYSMTKAHVEEVMKHYNNCLILRLRMPVSDDLHPRNFVTKIAKYERVVDIPNSNTILSDLLPASILMAEHKDLGIYNFTNPGAISHNEVLTLFRDIVRPSFSWKNFSLEEQAKVIKAGRSNCKLDTTKLVKKLKEYGYEIPEIHEAYRKCFERMKAAGVQ, encoded by the exons ATGGCCACCGACGGTTCCAATGGCGCCCAAAGCAACCGCTTCTTGATCTGGGGCGGCGAGGGTTGGGTGGCAGGACATCTCAAGACCCTTCTTGAGaaggacggcaaggaggTGCACATGACAACGATCCGAATGGAGAACCGCGAATCTGTtctcgccgagctcgaccGGGTCAAGCCCACTCATGTGCTGAACGCGGCTGGGTGCACTGGGCGGCCCAACGTGGACTGGTGCGAGGACAACCAAGAGGCTACCATCAGGTCCAATGTGATCGGCACCCTGAACCTCACCGACTGCTGCTTCCTCCGCGGCATTCACTGCACCGTATTTGCAACCGGCTGCATCTACCAGTACGATGAGGCACACCCCTGGGATGGCCCAGGTTTCCTCGAGACCGACCCGGCCAACTTTGCGGGGAGCTTCTACTCCATGACCAAGGCCCACGTTGAAGAG GTCATGAAGCACTACAACAACTGCCTCATCCTTCGACTTCGGATGCCAGTGTCGGACGACTTGCACCCCCGCAACTTTGTCACCAAGATCGCCAAATACGAGCGTGTGGTGGAcatccccaacagcaacacgaTTCTGAGCGACCTGCTGCCGGCTAGCATCCTGATGGCCGAGCACAAAGATCTGGGCATCTACAACTTTACGAACCCTGGTGCCATCTCCCACAACGAGGTGCTCACCCTGTTCCGCGACATTGTGCGCCCCTCGTTTAGCTGGAAGAACTTTAGCCTCGAGGAGCAAGCCAAGGTGATCAAGGCAGGCCGAAGCAACTGCAAGCTTGATACCACGAAATTGGTCAAAAAGCTGAAGGAGTATGGGTATGAGATTCCCGAGATTCACGAAGCCTACCGAAAGTGCTTTGAGCGCATGAAGGCTGCGGGTGTCCAGTAA
- the ERG9 gene encoding bifunctional farnesyl-diphosphate farnesyltransferase/squalene synthase (EggNog:ENOG503NXNI; BUSCO:EOG09262HA6; antiSMASH:Cluster_10; COG:I), whose translation MGAAQQIAYFLLHPNELRSIAQWKVWHEPVHRRDASKETPTEKSCFHFLKLTSRSFSAVIQELNPELLMPICLFYLVLRGLDTIEDDMTLDIKEKEPLLRDFHNIMEQDGWTFDKNGPNEKDRELLVHFDDIIFELKKVKKPYYDIIKDITEKMGNGMADYALNAEHNNIGVGTIKEYELYCHYVAGLVGEGLTRLFVESNLANPQLLVRMDLTESMGQFLQKVNIIRDVHEDWIDKRRFWPREIWSKYVDNWDDLFAPANREKALQCSSEMVLNALKHAEECLFYMAGIRDQSVFNFVAIPQSMAIATLDLVFRNPAIFERNVKITKGDACQLMIESTQNLRVVCDVFKKYARRIHKKNDPRDPNFLAISAQCGKIEQFIETIFPTQDPNKVRAGLKQEDPKMDALETFYLIAAALSTFILIGVLMIGIAWYFGARFDQVFKNIDQKIAGTVTSSVAAVTSVAHEEL comes from the exons ATGGGTGCCGCCCAGCAAATTGcttacttcctcctccaccctaATGAGCTTCGGTCCATCGCTCAATG GAAAGTATGGCATGAGCCTGTCCACAGACGCGATGCCTCCAAGGAGACGCCCACCGAGAAATCATGCTTCCACTTCCTCAAGTTGACGTCACGGTCATTCTCAGCTGTCATTCAAGAGCTCAACCCCGAGCTCCTGATGCCGATATGCCTCTTCTACCTCGTCCTGCGTGGTCTCGACACCATCGAAGACGACATGACCCTTgacatcaaggagaaggagcccCTCCTCCGCGATTTTCACAACATCATGGAGCAGGATGGCTGGACTTTCGACAAGAACGGGCCCAACGAGAAGGACAGGGAGCTGCTCGTCCACTTCGACGACATTATCTTCGAGCTgaagaaggtcaagaagcCATATTATGATATCATCAAGGACATCACCGAGAAGATGGGCAATGGCATGGCCGATTACGCGCTCAACGCTGAGCACAACAACATTGGTGTGGGCACCATCAAGGAATACGAGTTGTACTGCCATTATGTTGCCGGtctggtgggagagggctTGACACGCCTGTTTGTGGAAAGCAACCTTGCCAACCCACAACTTCTGGTGCGCATGGATCTCACTGAGAGCATGGGCCAGTTCTTGCAAAAGGTTAACATCATTCGCGACGTACACGAGGACTGGATCGACAAGCGGCGATTCTGGCCCAGAGAAATCTGGTCCAAGTATGTTGACAACTGGGACGACCTCTTTGCCCCGGCCAACCGGGAGAAGGCCCTTCAGTGCAGCTCTGAGATGGTGCTCAACGCTCTCAAGCATGCCGAGGAGTGTCTTTTCTACATGGCTGGTATCCGAGACCAGAGTGTCTTCAACTTCGTGGCGATTCCCCAAAGCATGGCCATTGCTACCCTGGATCTTGTCTTCCGcaaccccgccatcttcGAACGGAACgtcaagatcaccaaggGAGACGCCTGCCAACTGATGATCGAGTCGACACAAAACCTGCGGGTGGTCTGCGATGTTTTCAAGAAGTACGCGAGAAGGATACACAAGAAGAATGACCCCAGGGATCCCAACTTCCTTGCCATCAGCGCGCAATGTGGAAAG ATTGAGCAATTCATTGAGACCATCTTCCCAACGCAAGACCCTAACAAGGTCAGGGCTGGGCTCAAGCAAGAAGATCCCAAGATGGACGCCTTGGAGACTTTTTATCTCATTGCTGCTGCGCTATCAACATTCATCTTGATCGGTGTTCTGATG ATTGGAATTGCATGGTACTTTGGTGCCCGATTCGACCAGGTCTTCAAAAACATCGACCAAAAGATCGCCGGCACTGTTACCAGCTCAGTGGCTGCTGTTACCAGCGTTGCTCACGAGGAACTGTGA
- a CDS encoding hypothetical protein (MEROPS:MER0006037; SMCOG1075:alkaline serine protease; SMCOG1075: subtilase family; EggNog:ENOG503NZK9; COG:O; antiSMASH:Cluster_10): MAGRFLVSLSVALSALGVSAAPTTTFTKSEGFYIGVPIANPDAQNLIPHKFIVVYNNTFSDDEVFAHESSIASVIAKRNIGKRSPLTNNILSTTVETFQIDQWRAMALEADDALINEIYAAKEVSYIEQDAVIKLNVRQLQSRAPTGLARLSHDGARQNGYFFDSSAGEGITAYVVDTGIRTTHEDLQGRARFGASFIRGEDETDLNGHGTHVAGTIGGWKFGVAKKTQLVAVKVLGADGSGSNSGVIAGMDFVARDATRRGLRGKAVMNMSLGGSFSQAVNTAINRIEAAGVVPVVAAGNENQDTALTSPGSAEAAITVGAIDQTNDRRASFSNFGPLVDIFAPGVRVESCGIRSDSDTATLSGTSMASPHVAGLAAYIMALEGITGVQQVADRLKQLAGQTNSRVVAASNVAGTTDLIANNGFR, translated from the coding sequence ATGGCTGGCCGATTTCTTGTTTCCTTGAGCGTTGCTCTGTCTGCCCTTGGGGTATCTGCTGCTcctaccaccaccttcactAAGTCCGAGGGGTTCTATATCGGTGTGCCCATCGCCAACCCCGATGCCCAGAACCTCATCCCCCACAAGTTCATCGTGGTCTACAACAACACCTTCAGCGATGATGAGGTCTTTGCCCACGAGTCCAGCATTGCGAGCGTGATCGCCAAGCGCAACATTGGGAAGCGCAGCCCACTGACCAACAACATCCTTTCTACGACAGTCGAGACCTTCCAGATCGACCAGTGGAGAGCTATGGCTCTGGAGGCCGATGATGCCTTGATCAATGAGATCTATGCCGCCAAGGAGGTCAGCTACATCGAGCAGGATGCCGTCATCAAGCTCAATGTCCGCCAGCTTCAGTCTCGCGCCCCTACCGGCTTGGCCCGCCTCAGCCATGACGGTGCCAGACAGAATGGTTATTTCTTTGACAGTTCTGCTGGAGAGGGCATCACTGCTTACGTTGTGGACACTGGTATCCGTACCACCCACGAGGACTTGCAGGGGAGGGCCAGATTCGGCGCCTCCTTCATCCGAGGCGAAGATGAGACGGATCTCAACGGCCACGGCACCCACGTTGCTGGCACCATTGGAGGCTGGAAGTTTGGTGTCGCCAAGAAGACCCAGCTCGTTGCTGTCAAGGTCCTCGGTGCTGACGGTTCCGGTTCCAACTCTGGCGTGATTGCCGGTATGGACTTTGTTGCCCGTGATGCCACCCGCCGTGGTCTCCGTGGCAAGGCCGTCATGAACATGTCTCTCGGCGGCTCTTTCTCCCAGGCCgtcaacaccgccatcaaccgtATCGAGGCTGCCGGTGTCGTTCCCGTTGTTGCCGCCGGTAACGAGAACCAGGACACtgccctcacctcccctgGCTCTGCCGAGGCCGCCATCACTGTCGGTGCTATTGACCAGACCAACGACCGCCgcgcctccttctccaactttgGTCCCCTCGTTGACATCTTCGCCCCCGGTGTCCGTGTCGAGTCCTGCGGCATCCGCAGCGACAGCGACACCGCCACCCTGAGCGGAACTTCCATGGCCTCCCCCCACGTTGCCGGTCTCGCCGCCTACATCATGGCTCTCGAGGGCATCACCGGTGTTCAGCAGGTGGCCGACCGCCTCAAGCAGCTCGCCGGCCAGACCAACTCCAGAGTCGTGGCCGCCAGCAACGTTGCTGGCACAACCGACCTCATCGCCAACAACGGCTTCAGATGA
- a CDS encoding hypothetical protein (antiSMASH:Cluster_10) — protein MPCGFQRPHRSQRSITSKTGQTGLQLIVAKHQAGRDPAQSRIPMDAAEVDWAETFPQRNCRAHDSHNNHPRGGRSKKICYAPELFSFNFANRITNNGRQILWHAFAFRIRLELMLEPKRPLEPDPVQPAPDVCEVGKSAIPPSIPAHPSFAQVSPDRRVFLAARDGSHSGHGNPIMGANLACHLSSVLGEPQHPLPGSRSRVVLV, from the exons ATGCCGTGTGGATTCCAAAGACCTCATCGGAGCCAGCGATCCATCACCTCCAAAACAGGTCAAACAG GTTTGCAGTTAATTGTTGCCAAGCATCAGGCCGGACGAGACCCAGCCCAGAGCCGCATTCCCATGGACGCGGCAGAGGTCGATTGGGCAGAGACATTTCCGCAACGGAATTGCAGG GCTCACGAcagccacaacaaccaccctcGTGGCGGGAGATCAAAGAAGATCTGTTATGCGCCGGAATTATTCTCGTTCAACTTTGCCAAccgcatcaccaacaacggaCGGCAAATCCTGTGGCATGCGTTTGCCTTTCGAATCCGCCTGGAGCTGATGCTGGAGCCAAAGAGACCACTTGAGCCAGACCCGGTTCAGCCGGCGCCCGACGTTTGCGAGGTCGGCAAGTCGGCCATTCCTCCGTCCATCCCAGCTCATCCCAGTTTTGCCCAAGTCTCCCCAGACCGTCGTGTGTTCCTGGCCGCCAGAGATGGCAGCCACAGCGGCCACGGGAATCCGATCATGGGGGCCAATCTAGCATGCCACCTGAGCTCTGTATTGGGCGAACCGCAGCATCCCTTGCCAGGTTCGAGATCACGAGTAGTTCTCGTCTAA
- a CDS encoding hypothetical protein (EggNog:ENOG503NYCK; antiSMASH:Cluster_10) has protein sequence MEFPTSPMLIDDGRDVDPLSIDTRLPRAERAQSIIHQAEDEEEDENKATVELASIMTTTSNPVSPGPSSPPLDQVRMQDFIPPTRPSSTPFPQPEPRSTDLRCLRCPSEASMDPDEPSVSDIPSVQTDNENAGLNLSDLPAEIHECILDHLFGYRVSTSSKSSITRWGTALRHPRRKELSELSRVSRTWRVLIQDRLYRHIKLKATIDSLRGSFEYFAAHPHLRSYIKHVEIWFPVFRPKYGPLALGTANTLPTVTPDGLTTASYVLPMDNCSLEEAFYFVANTFPDVCIMTLEGGERRKAPKVRHWIGEDLSCPRTMPRVNSVHTLICKGQWNLIRGQDDFETITSALPNLKEWQGSYSKPKSKSYLTMADIFSKPIKLEKLVLCLEGDYRREMSFPSYFLKVSSKVHFCSRLADAAASPYLEQISYTGRVCQQFFNDLVLKCHDTRLSRLKRIDLTVKNCCRKVAHWNESGSGITDMNFIKAFEQLVLAGIRALGKLQSIEYLRIRYVDLDSPVPPLNPYFLLDKGWCSGVWSDEIVAELNISRPSVQFEELSESFGEVGYNKDGRMTISPDFPRSKSLSLKLENYAMLSVGIAMP, from the exons ATGGAATTTCCCACGAGTCCCATGCTCATCGACGACGGTCGCGATGTCGACCCTCTCAGCATCGACACGCGCCTGCCCAGGGCTGAAAGGGCACAATCAATCATTCACCaagccgaggacgaggaggaagacgagaaCAAGGCAACGGTTGAGCTGGCTTCCATCATGACAACCACCTCGAATCCGGTATCACCCGGTCCATCAAGCCCGCCGCTGGATCAGGTACGAATGCAAGACTTCATCCCTCCAACACGCCCAAGTAGCACGCCGTTCCCACAACCCGAGCCACGAAGTACAGATTTGCGCTGCCTGAGGTGTCCTTCAGAAGCCTCGATGGATCCCGACGAACCCAGCGTTTCTGACATCCCATCGGTGCAAACCGACAACGAGAACGCCGGGCTCAACCTCTCAGATCTTCCTGCCGAGATCCACGAATGCATCTTGGATCATCTATTTGGTTACCGGGTATCTACATCATCCAAGAGCTCAATCACGCGGTGGGGGACTGCTTTGCGGCATCCAAGAAGGAAGGAGCTTTCTGAGCTATCACGAGTGAGCCGGACttggagggtgttgatcCAAGACAGGCTCTATCGGCAtatcaagctcaaggcgaCCATCGATTCTTTGAGAGGATCGTTCGAGTACTTTGCTGCTCATCCACATTTACGATCATATATCAAGCATGTGGAGATCTGGTTTCCGGTATTCCGGCCAAAATATGGACCTCTGGCTCTGGGGACGGCAAACACCCTTCCCACAGTTACGCCGGATGGCTTGACAACGGCGTCTTATGTCTTACCCATGGACAACTGCTCTCTGGAAGAAGCCTTTTATTTCGTCGCCAACACCTTCCCAGATGTGTGCATCATGACGCTCGAAGGTGGTGAACGGCGCAAAGCACCGAAAGTGAGGCATTGGATCGGGGAGGATCTGTCTTGCCCACGCACGATGCCCAGGGTGAACTCGGTCCACACCCTTATTTGCAAGGGACAATGGAACTTGATCCGGGGGCAGGACGACTTTGAGACCATCACGTCCGCCCTGCCTAATCTGAAGGAGTGGCAGGGCTCCTACAGCAAACCGAAATCCAAGAGCTACctcaccatggccgacaTCTTCTCCAAGCCCATAAAATTAGAAAAGCTGGTTCTCTGTCTGGAGGGTGACTATCGACGAGAAATGTCTTTCCCATCGTACTTTCTCAAGGTGTCGAGCAAGGTGCACTTTTGCTCCAGGCTGGCCGACGCGGCCGCTTCTCCCTACCTGGAGCAAATATCGTACACGGGGAGAGTTTGCCAGCAATTCTTCAACGATCTTGTTCTCAAGTGTCACGACACGAGGCTATCACGCCTAAAGCGGATCGATCTAACTGTCAAGAACTGCTGTCGGAAGGTGGCCCATTGGAACGAATCGGGGTCGGGAATCACAGACATGAACTTCATCAAGGCCTTTGAGCAGCTGGTGCTTGCTGGTATTCGAGCACTGGGGAAGTTACAGTCGATTGAGTACCTCCGGATTCGCTACGTGGACCTAG ATTCCCCTGTCCCACCTTTGAATCCTTACTTTTTGCTCGACAAAGGGTGGTGTTCGGGCGTGTGGAGCGATGAGATCGTCGCCGAGCTCAATATCTCAAGACCGTCGGTTCAGTTTGAGGAACTGTCCGAGTCgtttggagaggtgggttaCAACAAGGACGGCCGGATGACCATCAGTCCGGATTTCCCTCGCTCCAAGAGTCTGTCTTTGAAGCTGGAAAACTACGCGATGCTGAGTGTTGGGATCGCGATGCCGTAG